A window of the Erpetoichthys calabaricus chromosome 10, fErpCal1.3, whole genome shotgun sequence genome harbors these coding sequences:
- the LOC127529472 gene encoding general transcription factor II-I repeat domain-containing protein 2-like, producing the protein MTKRKGENRTFRDRWETEYMFTYLKDRPVCLVCGANVSVPKEYNLRRHYETKHQDMYKDLDTTQRSQKVEEMKRGLVSQQNMFKKATAQNEAAVKASYIVAEEIAKSTRSFNEGEFIKKIMLKVCDQVCPEKKQAFSNVSLSRNTIAERICDLATNLHDQLMEKGKDFVSFSLAVDESTDASDTAQLSVFIRGVDSKMCVTEELLGFKSMHGTTTGTDIFEEVCKCVTEINLPWDKLVGLTTDGAPAMSGKKNGLVGRMREKMREENCAGELSVYHCIIHQESLCAKALKMEHVMTTVTQVVNFIRAKGLNHREFKSFLEEFGSEHTDVPYHTEVRWLSRGKVLNRFFELREEICQFLQSKGKDTAELQEQKFMCELAFLSDIASHLDALNLQLQGRGRIITEMYSSVKAFKAKLCLWENQLLQGNLGHFPCCQTINTQISTAVCAQFAEKLSVLGAEFNRRFGDFDGQKWRFELLSNPFAVNVEKAPTNIQMELIELQCDDTLKSKYDAVGAAQFPQHIPATMPQLRTQAAQLLSMFGSTYLCEQLFSSMKMTKTSHRACLTDEHLRSIMKVASAQSLSPDTDELASKKRCQVSGLNTPC; encoded by the coding sequence ATGACGAAAAGGAAGGGAGAAAACAGAACTTTTCGGGACAGGTGGGAGACAGAATATATGTTTACGTATCTGAAAGACagacctgtttgtctcgtttgtGGAGCCAACGTGTCGGTACCTAAGGAGTACAACCTTAGGCGACACTATGAAACGAAACATCAGGACATGTACAAGGACCTGGACACGACTCAAAGGAGCCAGAAAGTAGAGGAGATGAAGAGAGGGTTGGTTTcacaacaaaatatgttcaaaaaagcCACAGCACAAAACGAGGCTGCTGTAAAGGCGAGTTATATCGTGGCAGAAGAAATCGCCAAATCAACCCGATCCTTTAATGagggagaatttattaaaaagataatgctgAAAGTTTGTGACCAAGTGTGCCCAGAGAAAAAACAGGCCTTTTCAAACGTAAGCCTGAGCAGGAACACAATAGCGGAGCGCATATGTGATCTTGCCACCAATCTGCATGACCAGCTGATGGAAAAGGggaaagattttgtttctttttccctcgcTGTGGACGAGAGCACTGACGCGTCTGATACTGCGCAGCTGTCAGTCTTCATCCGCGGTGTCGACTCAAAAATGTGTGTTACGGAGGAGCTTTTGGGATTTAAATCCATGCATGGCACAACCACAGGGACGGACATTTTTGAGGAGGTTTGCAAATGTGTAACTGAAATAAACCTGCCGTGGGATAAACTCGTGGGATTAACCACTGATGGTGCGCCAGCGATGAGTGGTAAAAAGAATGGTCTGGTGGGCAGGATGCGTGAAAAGATGCGGGAAGAGAACTGTGCAGGTGAGCTATCGGTTTATCACTGCATTATACATCAAGAGTCACTGTGTGCTAAAGCCCTAAAGATGGAACATGTTATGACCACAGTAACACAAGTTGTTAACTTTATAAGAGCCAAAGGTCTGAATCACCGCGAGTTTAAGTCTTTTCTGGAAGAGTTTGGTTCGGAACACACAGACGTGCCATATCACACAGAGGTGAGATGGTTAAGCCGCGGAAAAGTACTGAACAGATTTTTCGAGCTGCGTGAAGAAATATGTCAGTTTCTGCAAAGCAAAGGGAAGGACACAGCAGAACTCCAGGAGCAAAAGTTTATGTGTGAGCTGGCCTTTCTGTCTGACATCGCAAGCCATCTTGATGCGctgaacctgcagctacaggggcgGGGCCGCATCATCACCGAGATGTACTCGTCAGTGAAAGCTTTTAAAGCTAAACTCTGCCTGTGGGAGAATCAGCTGCTGCAAGGAAACCTTGGCCATTTCCCCTGTTGCCAAACCATAAATACGCAGATCTCTACCGCCGTGTGCGCACAGTTTGCTGAAAAACTCAGTGTACTCGGCGCTGAGTTTAACCGACGATTTGGCGACTTTGATGGTCAGAAATGGAGATTTGAACTGCTTAGTAATCCCTTCGCAGTCAATGTGGAAAAAGCACCAACTAACATTCAAATGGAGCTGATTGAACTCCAGTGTGATGACACACTGAAGTCAAAGTATGATGCTGTTGGCGCCGCACAGTTTCCACAACACATCCCTGCCACAATGCCTCAGCTCCGCACCCAAGCTGCTCAATTGCTCTCCATGTTCGGCAGCACTTACCTATGTGAGCAACTTTTCTCCTCAATGAAGATGACGAAAACATCTCACAGGGCATGTCTCACTGATGAACACCTTCGTTCGATAATGAAGGTTGCCTCAGCTCAAAGCCTGAGCCCCGACACTGATGAACTAGCATCCAAGAAAAGATGCCAGGTGTCTGGCTTGAACACACCATGTTAG